From the genome of Pseudomonas sp. gcc21, one region includes:
- a CDS encoding DUF167 family protein: MAFYSWRGDSLILDCHLQPGAKGIGFAGLHGERLKIRISAPPVDGKANDMLLKFLATAFSVPKQRVSLLSGQQSRQKRVAIEAPQVLPAELEFSRS, translated from the coding sequence ATGGCGTTCTACTCATGGCGTGGAGACAGTCTGATCCTGGACTGTCACCTGCAACCCGGCGCCAAAGGCATTGGCTTTGCCGGGTTGCACGGTGAGCGTCTGAAGATCCGCATCAGCGCGCCGCCCGTGGATGGCAAAGCCAACGACATGCTGCTCAAGTTTCTCGCCACCGCCTTCTCCGTGCCGAAACAACGGGTCAGCCTGCTCAGTGGCCAGCAAAGCAGACAGAAACGAGTAGCCATTGAAGCGCCGCAGGTATTACCGGCCGAACTGGAGTTCAGCCGCAGCTGA